Proteins from a genomic interval of Microbacterium phyllosphaerae:
- a CDS encoding AAA family ATPase yields MSMTPEQAAWFQGTFTRLVDNIDRAVQGKREVVGLVLSAMLAEGHVLLEDAPGTGKTSLAKALASTVQGTSTRIQFTPDLLPSDVTGVTIYDQQSHRFEFHKGPIFASIVLADEINRASPKTQSALLEVMEESRVTVDGVTHEAGRPFLVIATQNPIEQAGTYKLPEAQLDRFLVKTSIGYPDLAVTESILAGASDRNPSAGLSAIITTSAVADMADLGASVHVEPAVLRYVAELAEATREDSAIRLGVSVRGAIAMIRIAKVRAASQGRHFVLPDDIKALARPVWQHRLLLDAEAEFAGTSSDTVIARVLENVAAPQARAAA; encoded by the coding sequence ATGAGCATGACCCCCGAACAGGCGGCCTGGTTCCAGGGCACCTTCACCCGCCTCGTCGACAACATCGACAGGGCCGTGCAGGGAAAGCGCGAGGTCGTCGGTCTCGTGCTGTCGGCGATGCTCGCCGAGGGACACGTGCTGCTCGAGGACGCCCCCGGCACGGGCAAGACCAGCCTCGCGAAGGCGCTCGCATCCACTGTGCAGGGCACCAGCACGCGCATCCAGTTCACGCCCGACCTGCTGCCGTCGGACGTCACGGGTGTCACGATCTACGACCAGCAGTCGCATCGCTTCGAGTTCCACAAGGGACCGATCTTCGCCTCGATCGTGCTCGCGGACGAGATCAACCGCGCCTCGCCGAAGACGCAGTCGGCTCTGCTCGAGGTCATGGAGGAGTCGCGGGTCACGGTCGACGGCGTCACGCACGAGGCCGGACGCCCGTTCCTCGTGATCGCGACCCAGAACCCGATCGAGCAGGCCGGAACCTACAAGCTCCCCGAGGCCCAGCTCGACCGCTTCCTCGTCAAGACGTCGATCGGCTACCCCGATCTGGCGGTCACGGAGAGCATCCTCGCCGGTGCCTCCGACCGCAACCCGTCGGCCGGACTCTCGGCGATCATCACCACGAGCGCCGTCGCCGACATGGCCGACCTCGGTGCGTCGGTGCACGTCGAGCCCGCTGTGCTCCGCTACGTCGCCGAGCTCGCCGAGGCGACCCGTGAGGACTCCGCGATCAGGCTCGGTGTCTCGGTGCGTGGCGCGATCGCGATGATCCGCATCGCCAAGGTCCGCGCCGCCTCGCAGGGCCGCCACTTCGTGCTCCCCGACGACATCAAGGCCCTCGCGCGGCCGGTGTGGCAGCACCGTCTGCTGCTCGACGCCGAGGCCGAGTTCGCGGGCACCTCGAGCGACACGGTCATCGCGCGGGTCCTCGAGAACGTCGCGGCACCGCAGGCCCGAGCAGCGGCCTGA
- a CDS encoding DNA-3-methyladenine glycosylase I has product MTSLIAGPDHRERCAWVGDDAEYRRYHDEEWGTPLHGDRALFEKTALEGFQAGLSWITILRKRPRFREVFAGFEPEAVAEFDESDVERLMADAGIIRNRAKIEATIGNARLVRAMDDGEFDALMWSFAPAPGIRPTSFADVPAVTPESTAMSKELRRRGFRFVGPTTMYALMQSAGMVDDHIEGCWRAV; this is encoded by the coding sequence ATGACTTCGCTGATCGCCGGGCCCGACCACCGCGAGCGCTGTGCGTGGGTGGGCGATGACGCCGAGTACCGCCGGTATCACGACGAGGAGTGGGGTACACCGCTGCACGGCGACCGGGCACTGTTCGAGAAGACGGCGCTCGAGGGATTCCAGGCGGGGCTGTCGTGGATCACGATCCTGCGCAAGCGGCCCCGATTCCGCGAGGTGTTCGCAGGATTCGAGCCCGAGGCGGTCGCGGAGTTCGACGAGTCCGATGTCGAGCGACTCATGGCGGATGCGGGGATCATCCGTAACCGCGCCAAGATCGAGGCCACGATCGGCAACGCACGTCTGGTCCGAGCGATGGATGACGGCGAGTTCGATGCCCTGATGTGGTCGTTCGCGCCGGCGCCCGGCATCCGCCCCACGTCGTTCGCCGACGTCCCCGCGGTGACGCCCGAATCCACCGCCATGAGCAAAGAGCTGCGGCGCCGCGGGTTCCGGTTCGTGGGTCCGACGACCATGTATGCGCTGATGCAGTCCGCGGGCATGGTCGACGACCATATCGAGGGGTGTTGGCGAGCGGTCTGA
- a CDS encoding Ig-like domain-containing protein, which yields MKALSWMRARPKTLASAAGVTVGVVALTTMAFTYDGFPTTKVDLNDGGVWITKASSLLVGHFNHESTVLDGGLRTTGENFDILQDETNILVTDTSASTVTSIDPARVTLGDSARIPTSAKVALGHQTAAILDQKSGDLWVLPVKGIAGFKIEATDPVAELGPNADVAVAEDGTVFGLSSERGEVVTVPVDNEGEALDPSAASVGEIDDSEAPHITAVGRTPVVLDAAAGVVTTPGGFRTEIRDAADAVLQPASATNDAVALATKSALITVPFDGGEAVVKDVGGDGSPAAPVSLRGCTYAAWAGSATFLRECPGEANDVNERIEGAEQSQSLTFRVNRDVIILNDAVGGAAWMANESLQRVDNWNDLTPPEGETENEDDSTEETVETTLPDRKEENTPPIAEDDEFGVRPGASTLLPVLDNDNDPDGDVLVAALAEKQPSIGTVQPIQNGGSLQIAVDEKATGSTTFQYEASDGRKGKDTATVTLTVHDFDVHNAPVPKRKTTLTVESGGTISYNVLPDFIDPDGDDIYLKGVEPAPGDEVDFSTDGQITYKATASLQGRKEVGVTVADGYGETYVGTITLDVRPAGSTDPKTNADHVITRVGEQVSVAPLTNDTSSGRESLRLGNVDEVPGATVTPDYTNKTFLFSAEAPGTYYVQYLATAGPKSAQGLVRVDVQEASENDLPPVAVRDVALVPSGGDVLVGVLANDTDPAGGILVVQSVSLEPNSGISVSVINHETLRITDQGALKDQVRVKYRISNGSKSAEGEVVVIPIPAPDKIMPPVAAPDNVYVRAGDVVTIPVLDNDTHPNDDVLHVVPELVETPEPEDGEAFVSQDTVRFKAGPEAKTVYLTYEAVDSRQQKAAGYVTIQILPIDAKTNAAPRPQDIVSRALAGTEINIAVPLDGIDSDGDSVELLDIASSPSKGRITETGANYFKYEAFDGSAGVDTFKYRVRDRLGKEGIATIRVGIAPAEEINQPPYAVKDAVVVRPGREIAVPVLANDSDPEGDEIILVSEKNGGLEVPEELTARVSGDRVLVQAPNEEIETSLQYTIRDARGATASATLQVTVDENVPLQAPVARDDRVRPEDLKDGTLTADIPILKNDEDPDGTTDALDVTLGDGATALENGSVRVTVGEEQQLIRYTLTDRDGLEASAFIFVPAESGLRPMTDLTKPVEVISGETKVLPLSEYVTVAGGGTARITEHSKVSAVHADGADLVQDEKTLVYTSKDGYFGQDAITFEVTDGTGPDDPEGRKATLTIPIDVLPPDNQQPVFVNSQMQVAPGEDASSLDLAALTTDPDPEDQDNLEFTFVDGDGDGVTADVKGSELLVKASSDAKKGTAMTLNVRVTDGETEPVDGTVTVTVSASTRAMPTANTDTIAEADQGKSVTVPVLANDYNPFPETPLKIVSQNVEAGMGTVERQGDELVVTPAATFVGTMVVRYRIQDATKDTEREVNGQVVLTVQGVPDAPGAPVVTSVQDRTVVLSYSAPSNNGAEITKYTVKSVGGSAYSKECQSTTCTLDGLTNNVKYTFQVTATNRVGESKPSGTSGEARPDARPDTPNPPTLKFGDKSLTVSWTTPTTPGSPVESYTLEISPAPPSGVAQKEVTGNSIVWNGLENGSNYQVRVQAHNLAPEPSSWSNWSASEIPAGPPMQPGAPTTTELAPVGDQAQMQVNWAAPNSNGDAIDGYTLEVYEGSTLRNTLTPGAGATSQAVTVPTSETPYTYRIRAHNKAGWGEWSGMSAPRRGVVAPGAPTSLAAAPHDRYVDVTYNPGSRNGAREGEISYQYSLNGGGWQGLQGNRIGGLSNGTTYNIQVRAVASVDGGTYAGAASNTASAVPYGPPSAPGAGAQNLGTQVKLTWNSNGSGNGRAIQLTQIDIGNGWQDVPQSGERIVGNGYQQTHSIRVRAQDSAGQWTPVASASARTSDPPAEVLKTGKGASGSWPGECDTPTCAYVTLKVENFRSPGTYTLRCDDGGQFGNSRRAVPENGTVQLGCFYGNPGRSIRVYIVELNRYADALVWY from the coding sequence ATGAAGGCGTTGTCATGGATGCGCGCGCGACCGAAGACATTGGCGTCGGCGGCAGGGGTGACGGTCGGTGTCGTGGCCCTCACCACCATGGCCTTCACGTATGACGGTTTTCCCACCACCAAGGTGGATCTCAATGACGGCGGCGTCTGGATCACCAAGGCGTCCAGCCTGCTCGTCGGGCACTTCAACCACGAGTCCACGGTGCTCGACGGCGGACTCCGCACGACCGGCGAGAACTTCGACATCCTCCAGGACGAGACCAACATCCTCGTCACCGACACCAGCGCCTCGACCGTCACGTCGATCGATCCGGCGCGGGTGACGCTGGGCGACAGCGCCCGCATCCCGACATCGGCGAAGGTCGCCCTCGGGCACCAGACGGCCGCGATCCTCGACCAGAAGTCGGGCGATCTGTGGGTTCTGCCCGTCAAGGGCATAGCCGGTTTCAAGATCGAGGCCACCGACCCCGTCGCCGAGCTCGGGCCCAACGCCGACGTCGCCGTCGCCGAAGACGGCACCGTGTTCGGTCTGTCGTCGGAGCGCGGCGAGGTCGTCACGGTCCCGGTCGACAACGAGGGTGAGGCGCTCGATCCGTCGGCCGCGTCGGTCGGCGAGATCGACGACTCCGAGGCGCCGCACATCACCGCCGTCGGGCGCACGCCTGTCGTGCTCGACGCCGCCGCCGGCGTCGTCACGACTCCCGGCGGATTCCGCACGGAGATCAGAGACGCGGCGGATGCCGTGCTCCAGCCCGCCTCCGCCACGAACGACGCGGTCGCGCTGGCGACGAAGTCGGCCCTCATCACCGTGCCCTTCGACGGTGGCGAAGCCGTCGTGAAGGACGTCGGGGGCGACGGCTCGCCCGCGGCTCCCGTCTCGCTGCGCGGATGCACCTATGCCGCCTGGGCCGGTTCGGCGACGTTCCTGCGGGAATGCCCGGGCGAGGCCAACGACGTGAACGAGCGCATCGAGGGCGCCGAGCAGTCCCAGAGCCTCACGTTCCGCGTGAACCGCGACGTGATCATCCTCAACGACGCCGTCGGCGGAGCCGCGTGGATGGCCAACGAGAGCCTGCAGCGCGTCGACAACTGGAACGATCTCACTCCTCCCGAGGGCGAGACCGAGAACGAGGACGACTCCACCGAGGAGACGGTGGAGACCACCCTCCCCGACCGCAAGGAGGAGAACACTCCTCCGATCGCCGAGGACGACGAGTTCGGCGTGCGCCCCGGTGCATCGACGCTGCTCCCGGTCCTCGACAACGACAACGACCCCGACGGCGACGTGCTCGTCGCCGCCCTCGCCGAGAAGCAGCCGTCGATCGGCACGGTGCAGCCGATCCAGAACGGCGGCTCGCTGCAGATCGCGGTCGACGAGAAGGCGACCGGATCCACCACCTTCCAGTACGAGGCCAGCGACGGCCGCAAGGGCAAGGACACCGCCACCGTCACACTGACCGTGCACGACTTCGATGTGCACAACGCCCCGGTGCCGAAGCGCAAGACGACCCTCACGGTCGAATCCGGCGGCACCATCTCGTACAACGTCCTCCCCGACTTCATCGATCCCGACGGCGACGACATCTATCTCAAGGGCGTCGAGCCGGCGCCGGGTGACGAGGTCGACTTCAGCACCGACGGCCAGATCACCTACAAGGCCACCGCGAGCCTGCAGGGTCGCAAGGAGGTCGGCGTGACGGTCGCCGACGGCTACGGCGAGACCTACGTGGGCACGATCACCCTCGATGTGCGTCCCGCCGGGTCGACCGACCCCAAGACGAACGCCGATCACGTGATCACGCGGGTCGGCGAGCAGGTCTCGGTGGCACCCCTCACGAACGACACGAGCTCGGGCCGCGAGTCGCTGCGCCTCGGCAACGTCGACGAGGTGCCCGGTGCGACCGTGACCCCGGACTACACGAACAAGACGTTCCTGTTCTCGGCGGAGGCGCCCGGCACCTACTACGTGCAGTACCTCGCGACGGCCGGACCCAAGAGCGCTCAGGGCCTGGTGCGCGTCGACGTGCAGGAGGCGAGCGAGAACGATCTGCCGCCGGTCGCGGTGCGCGATGTGGCGCTGGTGCCGAGCGGCGGCGACGTGCTCGTCGGCGTCCTCGCCAACGACACCGACCCGGCCGGCGGGATCCTGGTCGTGCAGTCGGTGAGCCTCGAGCCGAACAGCGGGATCTCGGTCTCGGTGATCAACCACGAGACCCTCCGGATCACCGATCAGGGTGCGCTCAAAGACCAGGTGCGCGTCAAATACCGCATCTCGAACGGCTCGAAGTCCGCCGAGGGCGAGGTCGTCGTGATCCCGATCCCGGCACCCGACAAGATCATGCCGCCGGTGGCCGCACCCGACAACGTCTACGTGCGAGCGGGCGACGTCGTCACGATCCCGGTGCTCGACAACGACACCCACCCCAACGACGACGTGCTGCACGTGGTTCCGGAGCTGGTCGAGACGCCCGAGCCCGAAGACGGCGAGGCGTTCGTCTCGCAGGACACCGTGCGGTTCAAGGCGGGGCCGGAGGCGAAGACGGTCTACCTCACCTACGAGGCCGTCGACTCACGGCAGCAGAAGGCCGCCGGGTACGTGACGATCCAGATCCTGCCGATCGACGCGAAGACCAACGCGGCTCCTCGCCCGCAGGACATCGTCTCGCGAGCGCTGGCGGGCACCGAGATCAACATCGCCGTCCCCCTCGACGGCATCGACTCGGACGGCGACTCGGTCGAGCTGCTCGACATCGCCTCCAGCCCGAGCAAGGGCCGGATCACCGAGACCGGCGCCAACTACTTCAAGTACGAGGCGTTCGACGGCTCCGCCGGTGTCGACACGTTCAAGTACCGCGTGCGCGACCGCCTGGGCAAGGAGGGCATCGCGACGATCCGCGTCGGCATCGCCCCCGCCGAGGAGATCAACCAGCCCCCGTATGCGGTGAAGGATGCCGTCGTCGTGCGGCCCGGGCGTGAGATCGCCGTGCCGGTGCTGGCCAACGACTCCGACCCGGAAGGTGACGAGATCATCCTCGTCAGCGAGAAGAACGGTGGACTCGAGGTCCCTGAGGAGCTGACGGCCCGAGTCTCGGGCGACCGTGTGCTCGTGCAGGCGCCGAACGAGGAGATCGAGACCTCGCTGCAGTACACGATCCGCGACGCCCGAGGGGCGACGGCCTCGGCGACGCTGCAGGTCACGGTCGACGAGAACGTTCCGCTGCAGGCGCCCGTCGCGCGCGACGACCGCGTGCGGCCCGAGGATCTCAAGGACGGCACGCTGACGGCCGACATCCCGATCCTCAAGAACGACGAGGACCCGGACGGCACGACGGACGCGCTCGACGTGACGCTCGGCGACGGTGCGACCGCGCTCGAGAACGGATCGGTGCGAGTCACGGTGGGTGAGGAGCAGCAGCTCATCCGCTACACGCTGACCGACCGCGACGGCCTCGAGGCGTCGGCGTTCATCTTCGTCCCGGCCGAGTCGGGGCTGCGCCCCATGACGGACCTGACCAAGCCGGTCGAGGTCATCAGCGGCGAGACCAAGGTCCTGCCGCTGTCGGAGTACGTCACCGTCGCCGGTGGTGGCACGGCGCGGATCACCGAGCACTCCAAGGTGAGTGCCGTGCACGCCGATGGCGCCGACCTCGTGCAGGACGAGAAGACCCTCGTCTACACCTCGAAGGACGGATACTTCGGCCAGGACGCGATCACGTTCGAGGTGACGGACGGTACGGGCCCCGATGACCCCGAGGGTCGCAAGGCGACGCTGACCATCCCGATCGACGTGCTGCCGCCCGACAACCAGCAGCCGGTGTTCGTGAACAGTCAGATGCAGGTCGCGCCCGGTGAGGATGCGTCCTCGCTCGATCTCGCCGCACTTACGACGGATCCCGATCCCGAAGACCAGGACAACCTCGAGTTCACCTTCGTCGACGGAGACGGCGACGGTGTGACCGCGGACGTCAAGGGATCCGAGCTCCTGGTGAAGGCGTCATCGGATGCCAAGAAGGGCACCGCGATGACGCTGAACGTGCGCGTCACCGACGGCGAGACCGAACCGGTCGACGGCACGGTGACCGTGACCGTGTCGGCGTCGACGCGCGCGATGCCCACGGCGAACACCGACACGATCGCCGAGGCCGATCAGGGCAAGTCCGTGACCGTTCCGGTGCTCGCCAACGATTACAACCCGTTCCCCGAGACGCCGCTCAAGATCGTCTCCCAGAACGTCGAGGCCGGAATGGGCACGGTCGAGCGCCAGGGCGACGAGCTCGTCGTGACTCCGGCGGCCACCTTCGTCGGCACGATGGTCGTGCGCTACCGCATCCAGGACGCCACGAAGGACACGGAGCGTGAGGTCAACGGGCAGGTCGTGCTCACGGTGCAGGGTGTGCCGGATGCGCCGGGAGCCCCCGTGGTGACCAGCGTGCAGGACCGCACGGTGGTGCTCTCGTACTCGGCCCCGTCGAACAACGGCGCCGAGATCACGAAGTACACGGTCAAGTCGGTCGGGGGCAGTGCGTACTCGAAGGAGTGCCAGTCGACGACCTGCACCCTGGACGGTCTGACCAACAACGTCAAATACACCTTCCAGGTCACGGCGACGAACCGCGTCGGCGAGAGCAAGCCCTCGGGCACCTCGGGAGAAGCGCGCCCCGACGCGCGCCCCGACACCCCCAACCCGCCCACGCTGAAGTTCGGCGACAAGTCGCTCACCGTGAGCTGGACGACGCCCACGACCCCGGGTTCTCCGGTCGAGAGCTACACGCTCGAGATCTCTCCCGCGCCGCCGTCCGGCGTCGCGCAGAAGGAGGTCACCGGCAACTCGATCGTCTGGAACGGCCTCGAGAACGGGTCGAACTACCAGGTGCGCGTGCAGGCGCACAACCTCGCGCCCGAGCCCTCGAGCTGGAGCAACTGGTCGGCATCCGAGATCCCTGCGGGTCCGCCGATGCAGCCGGGCGCGCCGACCACGACCGAGCTGGCACCGGTCGGTGACCAGGCCCAGATGCAGGTGAACTGGGCGGCGCCGAACTCGAACGGTGACGCGATCGACGGCTACACGCTCGAGGTCTACGAAGGCTCGACCCTGCGGAACACCCTGACGCCCGGGGCGGGTGCCACCTCGCAGGCGGTCACCGTGCCGACGTCCGAGACGCCGTACACGTACCGCATCCGCGCGCACAACAAGGCGGGCTGGGGCGAGTGGTCCGGGATGTCGGCCCCGCGTCGAGGAGTCGTCGCGCCCGGCGCGCCGACCAGTCTCGCCGCGGCGCCGCATGACCGCTACGTCGACGTGACGTACAACCCCGGGTCGCGCAACGGCGCCAGGGAAGGCGAGATCAGCTACCAGTACTCGCTCAACGGCGGAGGATGGCAGGGCCTGCAGGGCAACCGCATCGGCGGTCTCTCCAACGGCACGACGTACAACATCCAGGTCCGGGCCGTCGCCAGCGTGGATGGCGGCACCTACGCCGGAGCCGCGTCGAACACGGCGAGTGCCGTGCCGTACGGCCCTCCGTCGGCTCCCGGGGCGGGCGCGCAGAACCTCGGCACCCAGGTGAAGCTCACGTGGAACTCGAACGGCTCCGGCAACGGCCGTGCCATCCAGCTGACGCAGATCGACATCGGCAACGGCTGGCAGGACGTGCCGCAGAGCGGTGAGCGGATCGTCGGCAACGGATACCAGCAGACGCACAGCATCCGGGTGCGGGCTCAGGACTCGGCCGGACAGTGGACGCCCGTCGCATCGGCATCCGCTCGCACGAGCGATCCGCCCGCGGAGGTCCTGAAGACGGGCAAGGGCGCGTCGGGCAGCTGGCCGGGAGAGTGCGACACCCCGACATGCGCGTACGTGACGCTCAAGGTCGAGAATTTCCGCAGCCCTGGCACGTACACACTCCGGTGCGACGACGGCGGACAGTTCGGCAACTCGAGAAGGGCCGTGCCGGAGAACGGCACGGTTCAGCTCGGTTGCTTCTACGGCAATCCTGGCCGGTCGATCCGCGTCTACATCGTCGAGCTCAATCGGTACGCCGACGCGCTCGTCTGGTATTAG
- a CDS encoding DUF58 domain-containing protein, whose protein sequence is MTTEALPAATAPIDRDAGWRDVAAVIGARILVRLRMITAAIRPLAWVLMALAVGFWILGQIAGWAEFTIAAVVIAITVGLCALFLIGRTAYDVSLDLARSRVVVGERAVGALTLANRGARAILPSRVVLPVGSGRGEFGIQRLAPGEEAEELFAIPTQKRGVVKVGPVSVVRGDPLGLFERAHRREDPVDLYVHPRTVLFDGQSLGYLRDLEGLPAADLSRDDVSFHALLEYQPGDDLRHVHWRSTARTGTMMVRQYEETRRSHFVIGLSRSTGDYATDDDFELAISAAGSIGLRAIRDSQRVDVRVQGRELAAGTGKQLLDSLSAVENSKPRDGGIDHLAGVLARTMPLASVVVLVCGSKVSTDDLRLACARLPYGAKVLAVVADRSVSAPALRRIGDADVVTIGALEQVPLALQKVLA, encoded by the coding sequence ATGACCACGGAGGCATTGCCGGCTGCGACCGCGCCGATCGACCGCGACGCCGGCTGGCGTGACGTCGCGGCGGTCATCGGCGCGCGCATCCTGGTTCGCCTCCGCATGATCACCGCCGCCATCCGACCGCTGGCGTGGGTCCTCATGGCCCTCGCCGTCGGATTCTGGATCCTCGGTCAGATCGCCGGTTGGGCCGAGTTCACGATCGCCGCCGTGGTCATCGCCATCACCGTCGGTCTGTGCGCCCTCTTCCTGATCGGACGCACCGCCTACGACGTCTCGCTCGACCTCGCTCGCTCCCGCGTCGTCGTGGGCGAGCGGGCCGTCGGTGCGCTGACCCTCGCGAACCGCGGCGCCAGGGCGATCCTGCCCTCGCGCGTCGTGCTTCCCGTCGGCTCCGGCCGAGGAGAATTCGGCATCCAGCGCCTCGCGCCGGGGGAGGAGGCGGAGGAGCTCTTCGCGATCCCCACCCAGAAGCGCGGCGTCGTGAAGGTCGGGCCCGTGAGCGTCGTCCGCGGCGACCCGCTCGGTCTGTTCGAGCGCGCGCACCGGCGCGAAGATCCGGTCGACCTCTACGTGCACCCTCGCACGGTGCTGTTCGACGGGCAGTCGCTGGGCTACCTGCGTGACCTCGAGGGTCTGCCCGCCGCCGATCTGTCGCGCGACGACGTCTCGTTCCACGCGCTGCTCGAGTATCAGCCGGGCGACGACCTTCGCCACGTGCACTGGCGGTCCACGGCTCGCACCGGAACGATGATGGTGCGCCAGTACGAGGAGACCCGTCGCTCGCACTTCGTCATCGGACTCTCGCGGTCGACCGGCGACTATGCCACCGACGACGACTTCGAGCTCGCGATCTCGGCAGCCGGCTCCATCGGGCTCCGCGCGATCCGCGACTCCCAGCGCGTCGACGTGCGCGTGCAGGGGCGCGAGCTCGCCGCCGGCACCGGCAAGCAGCTGCTCGACTCGCTGTCCGCGGTCGAGAACTCGAAACCTCGCGACGGCGGCATCGACCACCTGGCGGGAGTGCTGGCCAGGACCATGCCGCTCGCCAGCGTCGTCGTGCTCGTCTGCGGGTCGAAGGTCAGCACCGACGACCTGCGACTCGCGTGCGCTCGTCTGCCCTATGGGGCCAAGGTGCTCGCGGTCGTCGCCGACCGCTCGGTGTCGGCTCCGGCGCTGCGCCGCATCGGCGACGCGGATGTCGTCACGATCGGCGCTCTCGAACAGGTTCCCCTCGCACTGCAGAAGGTGCTCGCATGA
- a CDS encoding glycosyltransferase — translation MLSLLGSISLVLTVMFLAYMTFILIPYVRHRKEKPGDPALFDWHIFVPCRDEAAVIATTIARQRERFPQAHLWVIDDDSDDETSAIIQAHADVDPFVHLVQRRRPLARTGKGDALNSAYDALNGWLPTDADRDRIIVTVVDADGEMAENALAAVAADDCFGDPVVGAAQITVWMKNRDDRTPYPEKGRLANAFARYLIRMQDVEFRTVILAMQSLRSKTGTVGLGGNGQFTRLSVLDRIGEGYGAPWHGALLEDYELGLHVILAGYENSQVHDTYVAQEALPSLRRLLAQRTRWSQGNIQCVKYIKDIVRSRHFDSSGVLECLYYLFLPFLQMIGLIVILLTLAFHGAGVIADPAALDGLVDNAWAFVLLGMLFGIGPFVIWGILYKLRCEPGSSWLQAVSWGAGLFFFVQYILVSVTRAMLRVVLGRNGWAKTRRNAETHVVGPVAVDV, via the coding sequence ATGCTCTCCCTCCTCGGCTCCATCTCGCTCGTCCTCACGGTGATGTTCCTCGCCTACATGACGTTCATCCTCATCCCCTACGTCCGGCACAGGAAGGAGAAGCCGGGGGACCCCGCGCTCTTCGACTGGCACATCTTCGTGCCGTGCCGTGACGAGGCCGCCGTCATCGCCACCACGATCGCGCGCCAGCGCGAGCGGTTCCCGCAGGCCCACCTCTGGGTGATCGACGACGACAGCGACGACGAGACCTCGGCGATCATCCAGGCGCACGCGGATGTCGACCCGTTCGTGCACCTGGTGCAGCGCCGGCGACCCCTCGCGCGCACGGGGAAGGGTGATGCCCTGAACAGCGCGTACGACGCACTCAACGGATGGCTGCCGACCGACGCCGACCGCGACCGCATCATCGTGACGGTCGTGGATGCCGATGGAGAGATGGCGGAGAACGCGCTCGCGGCGGTGGCAGCCGACGACTGCTTCGGCGATCCGGTGGTGGGAGCCGCCCAGATCACCGTCTGGATGAAGAACCGCGACGATCGCACGCCGTACCCCGAGAAGGGGAGGCTCGCGAACGCCTTCGCCCGATATCTGATCCGGATGCAGGACGTGGAGTTCCGCACGGTGATCCTGGCGATGCAGTCGCTGAGGTCGAAGACCGGCACGGTCGGACTCGGCGGCAACGGGCAGTTCACGCGGCTCTCGGTGCTCGACCGGATCGGAGAGGGGTACGGCGCACCCTGGCACGGGGCACTGCTCGAAGACTACGAGCTCGGGCTTCACGTGATCCTGGCCGGCTACGAGAATAGTCAGGTCCATGACACGTACGTCGCGCAGGAGGCGCTGCCGAGCCTTCGGCGTCTGCTCGCCCAGCGCACGCGCTGGTCGCAGGGCAACATCCAGTGCGTGAAGTACATCAAGGACATCGTGCGCTCACGCCACTTCGACAGCTCCGGCGTCCTGGAGTGCCTCTACTACCTGTTCCTTCCCTTCCTGCAGATGATCGGTCTGATCGTCATCCTGCTCACGCTGGCATTCCACGGCGCGGGCGTGATCGCCGATCCGGCAGCGCTCGACGGACTCGTCGACAATGCGTGGGCGTTCGTCCTTCTCGGGATGCTGTTCGGCATCGGACCGTTCGTGATCTGGGGCATCCTGTACAAGCTGCGCTGCGAGCCGGGTTCGAGCTGGTTGCAGGCGGTGAGCTGGGGAGCCGGCCTCTTCTTCTTCGTGCAGTACATCCTCGTGTCGGTGACGCGGGCCATGCTCCGTGTGGTGCTCGGCCGCAACGGGTGGGCGAAGACCCGACGTAACGCCGAGACGCATGTCGTCGGTCCGGTCGCTGTCGATGTCTGA